The Terriglobia bacterium genome window below encodes:
- a CDS encoding insulinase family protein produces MKSSTIARVLLPALLLLTSVAPAPTAGPAPGAPLVAPVQKLGIQEIRLENGLRIFVLERTASPTFAGYYQFGVGAASDPKGRTGIAHLLEHMMFKGTRAVGTLDADAEAVLMKKLSDLWHELDRELDRADDPFQKPDPDRVQALRARIEEVTNDEKKLIVKNEFDELMTRAGGESENASTDNDATNYYMELPSNHLELWFRLESDRLLHPTFREFWSERDVVHEERRTSVENQAEGLVSETLEGLLFTAHPYHNPVVG; encoded by the coding sequence ATGAAATCGTCCACGATCGCGCGAGTCCTTCTGCCCGCGTTGCTCCTGCTGACCTCGGTGGCGCCTGCGCCGACCGCGGGGCCCGCTCCCGGCGCGCCGCTCGTGGCGCCGGTCCAGAAGCTCGGCATCCAGGAGATCCGGCTCGAGAACGGGCTCCGGATCTTCGTGCTGGAGCGGACCGCCTCCCCGACCTTCGCCGGCTACTACCAGTTCGGCGTGGGCGCCGCATCCGACCCCAAGGGCCGGACGGGGATCGCGCACCTCCTGGAGCACATGATGTTCAAGGGAACCCGCGCGGTGGGAACCCTCGACGCCGACGCCGAGGCGGTCTTGATGAAGAAGCTCTCCGACCTCTGGCACGAGCTCGATCGGGAGCTGGACCGGGCGGACGACCCGTTCCAGAAGCCGGACCCGGATAGGGTGCAAGCGCTCCGGGCGCGGATCGAGGAGGTCACGAACGACGAGAAGAAGCTCATCGTCAAGAACGAGTTCGACGAGCTGATGACCCGCGCCGGGGGCGAGTCCGAGAACGCCTCCACGGACAACGACGCCACGAACTACTATATGGAACTCCCGTCGAACCACCTCGAGCTCTGGTTCCGGCTGGAGAGCGATCGCCTCCTCCATCCGACCTTCCGCGAGTTCTGGAGCGAGCGGGACGTGGTGCACGAGGAGCGGAGGACGAGCGTCGAGAACCAGGCCGAGGGGCTGGTCTCCGAGACGCTCGAGGGGTTACTGTTCACGGCCCACCCGTACCACAACCCGGTGGTCGGCT
- a CDS encoding methyltransferase domain-containing protein has translation MSEAGTVLVDRWIRALEARHAADLSFAEIRRGLQALSSLYVERRHRVPLSDAFRGAGKRAAYALFYGPLHFLVVGRIVRDLEALSPPPDRILDLGCGTGAAGAAWAVEAGGAPEILGVDRSDWAVREAGLAFRALGLRGRARRADLDRARLPGARGAVVAAYTLNEIESAARNRLRERLLDAAVGGTRVLLVEPVARRAVPFWEEWSAAFASAGGREDTWRFRLELPERLRLLDRAAGLDHREFAARSLFIRKPSASTTS, from the coding sequence TTGAGCGAAGCCGGAACGGTCCTCGTCGACCGCTGGATCCGAGCCCTCGAGGCGCGCCACGCCGCCGACCTCTCGTTCGCGGAGATCCGTCGCGGCCTGCAGGCGCTCTCGTCGCTCTACGTCGAGCGGCGCCACCGCGTGCCGCTGTCGGACGCGTTCAGGGGAGCGGGCAAGCGCGCCGCGTACGCGTTGTTCTACGGGCCGCTGCACTTTCTCGTGGTCGGGCGAATCGTCCGGGATCTCGAGGCCTTGTCTCCCCCACCGGACCGGATCCTCGACCTCGGGTGCGGGACGGGAGCCGCCGGCGCGGCGTGGGCGGTCGAGGCGGGGGGCGCGCCCGAGATCCTCGGCGTGGATCGTTCGGACTGGGCGGTCCGCGAAGCAGGGCTCGCGTTCCGAGCGCTCGGCTTGCGCGGCCGTGCTCGCCGCGCCGACCTCGACCGCGCGCGGCTTCCCGGAGCGCGAGGGGCGGTCGTCGCGGCCTACACGCTCAACGAGATCGAGAGCGCCGCACGGAACCGCCTGCGGGAGCGGCTGCTCGACGCCGCGGTGGGCGGGACGCGCGTGCTCCTGGTCGAGCCGGTCGCCCGGCGCGCGGTCCCTTTCTGGGAGGAGTGGTCCGCCGCGTTCGCCTCGGCCGGCGGCCGCGAGGACACCTGGCGGTTCCGCCTGGAGCTGCCCGAGCGGCTGCGCCTGCTCGACCGAGCCGCCGGCCTCGATCACCGGGAATTCGCGGCCCGGAGTCTCTTCATCCGGAAGCCATCCGCCTCCACCACCTCGTAG